ATTTCGCTATTTTTTAACTTCTCTAAAGCATCTTCTATCTCAAGCGGTTTGTAAAGCTCTAGTTCCATAGGTATTATCTCGTCGACACCCTCCACAGGCTCATCTGCAATTCTGGCTCTTATCTCCTTGCCTTCGTCTTTGTTTTTGACCGTTGTCATCTTGTCGTGCTCTCTTCTTAGAACCTTTGAGGCGCGATCTACTGCCAAATCAACTGCTGCGTATAAATCTTTATCTTTTTGGCGTATTACTATAGTGTCTTTTCTTGCTAAATTTATCGCAAATTCTACTGAAAAGCCCTTTTTGCCGTTTTTTTCATCTGCCGAGATGACGCAACGTCCTGAAATGATGTCGAGATTATATTTTCCAAGAGCGTCAAATGCGTTCTCTACATAACCTTTTATAGAGTCTGTTAGTTCAAATTGTTTACCTACAATGCTTGTGTTCATTATATGGCTCCTTTATTAGAAATGTGCCATATTATAACACATATTAGAGCTTTTGAATAGTACGTCTATGGAATCTAATAGGGGTATTTGTGATAGCTTGATTTGCTGTTACTGTAACATCAAGTATTACTGTGCCTTTAGACGCATCTGTGGATATAGCTGTGCCGCAACCATTAATATCACCAAAAATTTCAACTACTTCAACCTGGATAGTAAATAGTGGATTGGTGTTGTCTGGAAAATTTAAAGGATTTGGTGTAAAAATACGCCTATCTCCACCTGTTGCCGTAGGACAATTGGCTGTTGTAGAGTCAAATTTGCGTTCGAGCAAGTTCATTACAGCTATCTCTGTTGCACCTTGTGCTAAAAGCTCGGCTTGCTCCCTTAAAAATATATCGGTAGTATGTTTTGCTGTAGAAGTCGATAGACTGAGTGCAAACGCTCCAAGAGTGGCTACTAAAACCATAAAAAATATCGCCATAATCATTGTAAATCCGCGTCTCATTAGTATATCGCCTTTGTCTTGCATACGGTGGATTCCTCTTCGCCATTACCAAGTGACCTGCCAGCATCTCTTATACATAGTTTAAGCACTATCATGCCATTTACTTCCGTAAAATTAAATCTGGTAACGTTTGTTGCAATTATAACACTGTTTGAATTTTTACCATTATATTGGTTGTCCTCTCCTAATAACCATGGACGATAGTTGTAATGCAATATCAAATCAGAGTCGCCGTTAGCAGAAGGAGTTCCTGGAACAATAGCATAAGCAGTATGGAGTAAGTAATAATACTCTGATATATCAGTTCCTTTGTATGTGGACATAGTCAAATTTGTAGTGCTACCTGTTGTAGTATTGACTATCCCTATTGAATTCGCATCTGTCTTGTTATAGCCAAAAGATGTATCAATCTTGGCTCCTAGGCCTCTAAAGAAAATTCCGACTGTATTATTGCTTAAATTGGCTTTGCTTGTAGTGGCATCAACTCTAGTAAGATCGGATATTGTTTGATTAGCGGATGTAAGATCGCTCCCCGGGGTTTCTAGTGTTCCTGCACCTGTGCCAGTTCCTGTTTTAGTTGTATTGGGATGATTTAGGTCTATAAAACCACTCCATCCTCCATCTTGAAAGCTTTCATAGCTGTAGCTTATCCACTCTAAGATAGTGTAGTCTTGATTAAGTCCTGCATCAGAAGTAGATACAAATTCTCCCGTAGGCTTTCTGCCTATAGTTGATCCTTTAACTCTAAACATAAGTCTTTTGGAAATTTGTTCTAAAACTATCTCAGTTTGAGCCTCAAGAGTATTTATCGCTCTACTTTGTAAATATCCTCTGTATATATTTAGTATTATGTCTGTGCTTAGAACTGAAATAATACCT
This sequence is a window from Campylobacter sp. RM16189. Protein-coding genes within it:
- a CDS encoding type II secretion system protein; the protein is MKKAFTLLELIVVLVITGIISVLSTDIILNIYRGYLQSRAINTLEAQTEIVLEQISKRLMFRVKGSTIGRKPTGEFVSTSDAGLNQDYTILEWISYSYESFQDGGWSGFIDLNHPNTTKTGTGTGAGTLETPGSDLTSANQTISDLTRVDATTSKANLSNNTVGIFFRGLGAKIDTSFGYNKTDANSIGIVNTTTGSTTNLTMSTYKGTDISEYYYLLHTAYAIVPGTPSANGDSDLILHYNYRPWLLGEDNQYNGKNSNSVIIATNVTRFNFTEVNGMIVLKLCIRDAGRSLGNGEEESTVCKTKAIY
- the raiA gene encoding ribosome-associated translation inhibitor RaiA — its product is MNTSIVGKQFELTDSIKGYVENAFDALGKYNLDIISGRCVISADEKNGKKGFSVEFAINLARKDTIVIRQKDKDLYAAVDLAVDRASKVLRREHDKMTTVKNKDEGKEIRARIADEPVEGVDEIIPMELELYKPLEIEDALEKLKNSEMQFYVFNDIDARMRVIYKRTDGKFGLY